The following nucleotide sequence is from Microbacterium arborescens.
GCATCGGAAGGCGCGCGAGGGGGAGCGCCATCGCGAGTAGCGACATCCCTCTGTCGAGAAGGCGCCGCGTCTTCGCCTGCTCGTCAGAGTCGTCGTAGACCCAGTACATCGCGAGCAGCAGGTGCGAGAGGACGAGCGCGCCGGGCAGCGCCTCCGCGATGTCCGCGGGGAGCTTGTGATCGGCGCCCTCGACGGCGGTGCGGAAGAGGTTCTCGACGATCGCGAGCGATGCGTTGGACTCGGGCGACAGGGGATTGATCGACGAGCGCGGAGACACCGCCGCGGTCAGGAACTCGGGCGCGTGGTGGTGCGTCGGCGTCAGCTGGTCGAGTCCCGTGTGGAAGACGATCGCGAGTCTCTCCTTGAGGTCACGCGACGACTCGAGGCGGGGGAGCGCCGCAGCCCGATGAGCCTGCTGCACCTCCAGATAGAACTCCTGGACGAGTTCGTTCTTGGAGGCGAAGTGGTAGTTCGTCGTCCCGACCGAGACCCCCGCTTCTGAGGCGATGTGCCGGATGGTCGTCGCGTCGTAGCCGCGTTCACGAAACGATCGCAGCGCGGTCTCGACGATCAGGGCGCGGGTACGGTCTCGCTTCGACCCGGCGGGTTCCGGTTTGCTGAACATGTTCAGATAGTAGCGTCCGGCCCGAAGATCACGACCGTTCCACGCCCACGTGAAAGCATGAAGGGATGACCGGCGACAATCTCACACGTACCGACGCTCAGCGGCGCGCAGCCGATATCCGAGTCGACACCATCGACGTGCGACTCGATGTCCGCGACGCCCCACGTGCGGATGTGACGACCTTCGGCACCCGCGCCATTCTCTCGTTCGATGCGCCCGCGGGCGGGGAGACCTGGGTCGACTTCCTCGGATCGGCCGTCGACACGGTCACGGTGAACGGCGAGAGCCGGCCGGTCGAGTGGGACGGCGCGCGCATCCGACTCTCCGACCTGGCGGAACGCAACACCGTCTCGATCGAGGCGCGCGGCGTCTACAGCCGCTCCGGCGAAGGGCTGCATCGTTTCGTCGACCCCGTCGACGGCGCCACCTATCTGTACACGCAGTACGAACCCGCCGATGCGCGCCGCGTGTACCCCTGCTTCGAGCAGCCCGACGTGAAGGCGCGCTGGCGGATGCAGGTTGTGGCTCCGGAAGGATGGCGGGTGCTGTCCAACGGCGCGGAGACCGATCGCCGGGATGTCGACGGTGGTACCGAGGTCACTTTCGCGGAGACCCTCCCGATCTCCAGCTACATCACGGCCGTCGCGGCCGGGCCGTACCACCGCGTGGACGGGGTCTGGGACGGGCCCGAGGGGCCCGTCGACCTGGGAGTCCTCTGCCGCGCCTCGTTGGCGCCGTTCCTCGACGCCGAGGAGATCATCGACATCACCCGCCGCGGGCTCGCGTACTTCGGCGAGGCGTTCGGTCTCGGCTATCCGTGGGGCAAGTACGACCAGATCTTCGTGCCGGAGTACAACCTCGGGGCGATGGAGAATCCCGGGCTCGTCACCTTCACCGAGGCCTACGTGTTCCGCGGCGCTGCGACGGCGGCCCAGCGCGAGGCGCGCGCCAACACGATCCTCCACGAGATGGCTCACATGTGGTTCGGCGACCTCGTGACGATGCGATGGTGGGACGACCTCTGGCTCAAGGAATCGTTCGCCGACTTCATGGGGTCGCACGCATCGGTCGCGACAGGGCTCTATCCGGATGCCTGGGTGAGCTTCGCCAGCCGGCGGAAGGGGTGGGCCTACGAGCAGGACCAGCTTCCGACGACGCATCCCATCGTGGCCGACATCCCCGACCTGCAGGCCGCCAAGCTCAATTTCGACGGCATCACCTATGCCAAGGGCGCGTCGGTGCTCAAGCAGCTCGTCGCGTATGTCGGCGAGGAGCCGTTCTTCGCGGGCGCACGGCGGTATTTCGCCGACAACGCCTTCGGCAACACCACGCTCGACGACCTGCTGACGGCGCTCGAGCACGCGTCGGGGCGCGATCTGCGCGCCTGGAGCCGCGCATGGCTCGAGACGACCGGCATGTCCGATCTTTCCGTCGAAAGAGACGAGGCCGGTCGCGCCACCGTCGTGCAGAGCGACCCCCGGCCCCACCGCGTGACGATCGGGCGGTACGTGGAGACGGACGGAGTCCTGCAGCGAGAGCATGCGACGGAACTCGATCTCGTCGACGCCAGGACCCCGATGGGCGGCGACGCCACTGGCCACATGATCCCGAACGACGACGACCGCACCTACGCCAAGGTTCGTCTCGATGAGGACACGACGGCAGCGCTCGAACGCTCGCTCTCGACGATCGGCGACCCGCTCGCCCGGTCGGTCGCGTGGGCCGCGCTGTGGAACGCGGTGCGTGACGGTCGCCTCGCCGTCGCGCGATACCTGCGAATGGTCGGAGCGCATGCTGCGGCCGAGACGCACACGGGTCTCCTCGCCGACGCCGTCGCGCACGCGGACTACGCGATCGCGCACTATGCCGCTCCCGATCAGCGCGGGGCGCTCGCTTCGGACTGGCTCGAGAGCGTCTGGCGATCGCTGCACGAGGCCCGTCCCGGCAGCGACGCGCAACTCGTGTGGGCCCGGGCTCTGGGCGCCGCTGCCGCCGTGGACGCCGGACGCGCTCAATCTGTGCGCCGGCTGCTCTCGGGCGAGGACGAGACTCCGGAGGGCCTCGAGCTCGACGCCGACCTCCGATGGGGCTGGTTGTTCGCGCTCGCGGCGACCGGCGCGACGAGCGTCGACGACATCGACGCGGAGCTCGACCGGGACGACACCTCGAAGGGGCGGCGCGCCCACCGCGCCGCCCGGGCGGCGCTTCCGGAGCGCGCAGTGCGAGAAGCCGCGTGGCGCGCCGCATGGACCGACGAATCACTGTCGAACGACGAGCTCGACGCCACGATCGCCGGGGTTCGCGCCGGTGGGCGGCGAGATCTCATCGCCGCGCTCGACGGGGACTACTTCTCGCGGATCGGGCGGGTCTGGGAGACCCGGAGCATCGAGATCGCACGACGCCTCGTGCGCGGCCTGTTCCCCGCGACGGACGACCTGACGGCGGCCACGGCGTGGCTCGACGCGCACCCGGACGCGCCGGCTTCTCTGCGCCGCATCGTGATCGAGCAGCGCGACATCCGCGGACGCGACCTCCGGGTGCAGAGCGCGCAGCGCGCCAGCGCCGCCTGACGCGACGAGGGCCCCGCGGCTTTCGTGCCACGGGGCCCTGATCGACGATCAGCGCCGGGTGTCAGCGGTGCGCGATCCCGCGGATGGGCGGGTGGTGGAACGTGTCGCCGAAAGCCCTCTCGGAGGCCCCCTCGCGGTCGAGGTACGGCGAGGCCCCGCCGTCGATGAACGGCCAACCCGCGCCGAGGATCAGGCACAGGTCGATGTCCTCGACCTCGGGGACGACGCCCTCGTCGAGCATGAGATTGATCTCCTGCGCCAAGCCGTCCTGTACGCGCTGGAGGATCGTATCTGCTCCGACCGGCGATGTACCCGTCGCCTTCTTCGCCACCTTCTCCGCGGCCTTGGTGAAGCCGGTGACGCGCCCGCCCTTGTCCTTCTCGACGACCTCGGGAAGCTCGGCGAGCTGGTGGAAGTTCTCGTTCGCGTAGAAGCGCTCGGGGAACGCGGAGGTCATGGTGTCCTGCACGTGCGCGGCGACCTTCCAGCCGACGAGGTCGATGAGCTGGAACGGTCCCATCGGAAGACCGAGCGGCGCGAAGGCCCTCTCGACATCGGCGACGGGTGTGCCCTCGTAGACGGCCCGCGCAGCCTCGCCCATGACCTTGGCCAGCAGGCGGTTCACGACGAAGCCGGGCGCGTCCTTGGTCAGCACGGCGTTCTTGCCGAGACCCTTCGCGACGACGAAAGCGGTCGACAGAGCGGCATCCGTCGTCTGCGGCGTCTTCACGATCTCGATGAGCGGCATGACCGCGACCGGATTGAAGAAGTGGAAGCCCACGAGGCGCTCGGGATGGGCGAGCTTGGCGCCGATCTCCTCGACCGACAGCGACGACGTGTTCGTCGCGAGGATCGCGTCGTCGGCGACGATCTTCTCGATCTCGCCGAACACCTGCTGCTTGACCCCGACCTCCTCGAACACGGCCTCGATGACGAAGTCGCAGTCGGCGTACTCGGTCTTGTCGACGGTGCCGTGGACGAGCGAGCGGAGCTTGCCTGCGGTGTCGGAGTCGATGCGTCCCTTGGCCTCGAGCTTTCCGATCTCCTCGTGGATGTAGGCGAGTCCCTTGTCGACTCGCGCCTGGTCGAGGTCGGTGATCAGCACGGGTACCTGGAGCTTCCGGACGAACAGCAGCGCGAACTGGCTGGCCATGAGACCGGCGCCGATGACGCCGACCTTCGTCACCTTCTTCGCGAGCGCCTTGTCGGGTGCACCGACGGGCCGCTTCGCCCGCTTCTGCACGAGATCGAAGGCGTACATCGACGCGGCGAACTGGTCGCCGGAGATCAGTTCGGCGAGAGCGTGGTCCTCGCGCGCGAAACCTTCGTCGCGCGAGCCGCTGCGCGCCTTCTCGAGCAGCTCGAGGGCCAGGTAGGGCGCCTTCGGCACGGTGCCGATCTTCGACTCGAGCATTCCGCGGGCGACCTTGATGGCGATGGGCCATTTGGTCAGTCGCTCGAGCTTGCCGGGTTCGTTCTTCCGCGTCACCGAGACAGTGCCCGACAGCACGCGGTCGGCCCACGCGAGAGAGTCCTCGAGGT
It contains:
- a CDS encoding 3-hydroxyacyl-CoA dehydrogenase NAD-binding domain-containing protein encodes the protein MTYDDIDFSPLDALTGDEVVTHSLVRDVRLASGRTLALITLDNGRDHTRPNTLGPATLAELGGVLDALASRAAAGEIDAVGITGKQYILAAGADLSDVSRLPSKEIAKLVAQRGHQVLGRLSKLGVPSFAFVNGLALGGGLEIALNSTYRTVDASAAAIALPEVFLGLIPGWGGAYLLPNLIGIENALEVVISNPLKQNRVLKPQQAFDLGIMDAIFPAVSYLEDSLAWADRVLSGTVSVTRKNEPGKLERLTKWPIAIKVARGMLESKIGTVPKAPYLALELLEKARSGSRDEGFAREDHALAELISGDQFAASMYAFDLVQKRAKRPVGAPDKALAKKVTKVGVIGAGLMASQFALLFVRKLQVPVLITDLDQARVDKGLAYIHEEIGKLEAKGRIDSDTAGKLRSLVHGTVDKTEYADCDFVIEAVFEEVGVKQQVFGEIEKIVADDAILATNTSSLSVEEIGAKLAHPERLVGFHFFNPVAVMPLIEIVKTPQTTDAALSTAFVVAKGLGKNAVLTKDAPGFVVNRLLAKVMGEAARAVYEGTPVADVERAFAPLGLPMGPFQLIDLVGWKVAAHVQDTMTSAFPERFYANENFHQLAELPEVVEKDKGGRVTGFTKAAEKVAKKATGTSPVGADTILQRVQDGLAQEINLMLDEGVVPEVEDIDLCLILGAGWPFIDGGASPYLDREGASERAFGDTFHHPPIRGIAHR
- a CDS encoding TetR/AcrR family transcriptional regulator, translated to MFSKPEPAGSKRDRTRALIVETALRSFRERGYDATTIRHIASEAGVSVGTTNYHFASKNELVQEFYLEVQQAHRAAALPRLESSRDLKERLAIVFHTGLDQLTPTHHHAPEFLTAAVSPRSSINPLSPESNASLAIVENLFRTAVEGADHKLPADIAEALPGALVLSHLLLAMYWVYDDSDEQAKTRRLLDRGMSLLAMALPLARLPMLRRPLRELLDLIAEARS
- the pepN gene encoding aminopeptidase N yields the protein MTGDNLTRTDAQRRAADIRVDTIDVRLDVRDAPRADVTTFGTRAILSFDAPAGGETWVDFLGSAVDTVTVNGESRPVEWDGARIRLSDLAERNTVSIEARGVYSRSGEGLHRFVDPVDGATYLYTQYEPADARRVYPCFEQPDVKARWRMQVVAPEGWRVLSNGAETDRRDVDGGTEVTFAETLPISSYITAVAAGPYHRVDGVWDGPEGPVDLGVLCRASLAPFLDAEEIIDITRRGLAYFGEAFGLGYPWGKYDQIFVPEYNLGAMENPGLVTFTEAYVFRGAATAAQREARANTILHEMAHMWFGDLVTMRWWDDLWLKESFADFMGSHASVATGLYPDAWVSFASRRKGWAYEQDQLPTTHPIVADIPDLQAAKLNFDGITYAKGASVLKQLVAYVGEEPFFAGARRYFADNAFGNTTLDDLLTALEHASGRDLRAWSRAWLETTGMSDLSVERDEAGRATVVQSDPRPHRVTIGRYVETDGVLQREHATELDLVDARTPMGGDATGHMIPNDDDRTYAKVRLDEDTTAALERSLSTIGDPLARSVAWAALWNAVRDGRLAVARYLRMVGAHAAAETHTGLLADAVAHADYAIAHYAAPDQRGALASDWLESVWRSLHEARPGSDAQLVWARALGAAAAVDAGRAQSVRRLLSGEDETPEGLELDADLRWGWLFALAATGATSVDDIDAELDRDDTSKGRRAHRAARAALPERAVREAAWRAAWTDESLSNDELDATIAGVRAGGRRDLIAALDGDYFSRIGRVWETRSIEIARRLVRGLFPATDDLTAATAWLDAHPDAPASLRRIVIEQRDIRGRDLRVQSAQRASAA